Within the Deinococcus aerolatus genome, the region GCGTCACACCCGATTCTGAACCCAGCAGATTCCCTCCCGCAATTTTGGATGGCCTGTCCTCCAGCCTCTAGGCGGCACTACCGTAAGGAAAAGCTCAGTTCCTGAAAATCACTTCCTCTCGCCCGAACGAACGTAGGGCCAGCAGCGACAGCAGCGCCGCGCCGATCAGGTTCGCGAGGATGGCCAGCAGGATCTGATCGGTCTGCGCCGCGCCCTTGACGATGTTCAGGATCGAGACCATCGAGCCGAACAGCGGCACGGCGTGGACGGCGGTGCCCAGGGTCAGGAAATCGGCGAACTGCAGCATCACGGCGGGCAACACGATGATCAGCGTCAGCGGCGCGATGTACGTCTGCGCCTCCTTGAAGCTGCGGGCATAGATGCCGATGGCGATCAGCACGGCGCTGATGATCAGGGCGGCGCTGGCCGCCAGCCCCAGCATGGCCAGCGTGCCTCCGGGGGTCAGGGTCAGCTGCCCGCCCATGGACCCGGCGATGTCCGCCCCCAGGCCGCTGCCGCCTTTCAGGAACAGGGCCGCCACCAGCCCGCTGATCACGAAGCCCACCACGCTGAAGCACGCGCTGGTCAGCGCGGTGATGGTGGTGGCCAGCAGCTTGCCGGTCACGACCTCGGCGCGGCGCACCGGCGAGACCAGCAGGCTTTCCAGCGTGCCGCGCTCCTTTTCACCGGCAGTGGCATCAATCGCGGTGGCCATACCGCCCGACAGGATGAACTGCAGCATCAGAAAGGGAATCAAAAAGGCCAGCTGCCCGCTGCTCTGCTCCTGCTCAGGGCTGGCGTCAACGGGCTGGATCGTCACAGGCGTCAGGGTGTCTGCGCCCAGGCCCAGGCCCTCCAGACGGCTCAGGGTCAGGGTGCGGTTGTAGCGGTCGACCACCTGTTCCACCTTGCCGTAGGCCCCGGCCTGTGCCCGCAGGCTGCTCAGCTTGGCGTAGACCTCCAGGGTCCCGCTGCCCTCACCCGCACGGGTGGGCAGCGGGGCCGGGGCACGAACCGCAGCCTCGACCTCGCCGGACTGCACCGCCTGTGTGGGGTCCGTCACGGGAACCAGGGTGACGCCCGCGCGCACCGTCTGGCCGTTCACCGTCTCGTCCTGCTCCAGCGCGGCCCGCAGTTCCGGGGGCAGGGTGCCCACCACGCCCACCTTCTGCCGCTCCTGCTGCTGCCCACCGATAAAACTGCCCAGCAGAACGGGCAGGCCCAGCGACAGGGCCGGAATCAGGATCAGCGGCATCAGGATGGTGGCGGCCAGGGTGCGGCGGTCCCGCAGGGTGGACAGCAGGTCACGGACGGCGATGCGCCAGACCATGTCCAGGCGGACGGCGCCCGACGTTCTGGGTTCAGACCGCACGCTGCTCACCCCCGCGCACCAGCGAGAAGAAGGCGCGTTCCAGGCTGGCCTCCCCGGTCCGGGCCAGGATGTCGGGGATGCGCCCCACCGTCAGCAGCCGGCCCTCGTGCAGGATCGCCACCCGGTCACACACCTCCTCGGCCTCGGACATGACGTGGGTGGAGTACAGGGTCAGCCGCCCCGGCGCGCGGGTCGCCAGCACGAAATCCAGCAGCGTGCGGCGGGCAAAGATGTCCAGGCCACTGGCCGCCTCATCGAGGATCAACACCGGCGGGTCCTGAATCACGGCACGGGCGATCACCACCTTCTGCTTCATGCCGGTGCTGTAGTCCCCGGCGCGCACGTCCAGGGTGCGGCCCAGTTCCAGGCCCGCGTCCAGTTCGGCAATGCGGGCCTCAGTCTGGGCACGGGTCATGCCGTACAGCCCCGCAAAGGACCGCAGCACCTCGCGGCCAGTCAGGCGGGCGGGCAGGCCCATGCCGCCGTTGACCACGCCCACCCGGCGGCGCACCTCCTCGGGCTGACGCAGCACGTCGTGCCCGTCCACCGATGCCGTGCCGGACGTCGGTTGCAGCAGGGTGGCCAGAATCCGCAGCAGCGTGGTCTTCCCTGCGCCGTTGGGACCCAGCAGGCCGAAGACCTCGCCCTCAGGGGCACTGAGCGACACACCACTGAGGGCCTTGAATTTGCCGTAGGTCTTGGTGACATTCTGAATATCGAGCATGGTTCTGGATTGGGACATGGTTCTCCTGGGAAAGTGGGACAGGCACAGGGTGAAAGGGGTTGGGGCGGAAGCCGGGGATCAGGGTTCAGCCCTCATGACAGGGGCCGCTTGAAGTAGTGGAAGACGCCGCCCAGCCAGGTGTCGACCAGCGTCCAGCCCTGCTGCTGCAGCTCGTCGCGCTGCTCGCCGCTCAGCAGGCCGCCCAGGCGCTGGTACAGCCAGCGGGGACGGGTGTCCTGTTCCCCTGCGGCGCGGCGGAACGACAGCGTGCCCAGCCCCACCCCGGTCAGCTCCCAGCCGACCTCTCCCATCTCGCGCAGGATGCCCAGCTCGTTCAGGGCGGTGGCAAAGCGGGTCTGGTAGTCGAAGCCCGGTTCCGGCAGCAACGCGGCAGACAGCGGCTGGCCGGGCCGCTCCGGATCGATGAAAATTTCCTCGATGGTCCCCCCGAACAGCCGCGCGATCCGGAAGGCCAGCGGCAGGCTGGGATCGTACTTGCCGGTTTCCAGCGCATTGACGGTCTGGCGGCTGACGTCCAGCTCGGCGGCCAGATCGGCCTGGGTCCACTGCCGAGCGGTGCGCAGCCGGCGAATGTGGTTGTCCACCGCCCTATGGCTCCCGGTGACGCAGGGCCAGCACCGCCGAGGCCACCGCCCAGCTCAACATGCCCACGGCGTAATAAACGAAGGTGGGGGTCTGGAATTTAAAGGCCGCTTCCAGGGCGATCAGTGCACCAGCCACCACCATCGTGACCAGGAAAGCGATGCTGGTGGCCTGCATCTGCAGGGCGCGCATGTACTCGTCCATCAGCAACACGGCCCGAACAGTCAGTACCGCGAAAAACAGCGGCAACGTCGAGAGGATTCCGAAGCCCATGCCCTTGACAAAGCTGAAGAATTCCCCATCCCCACTCTGGCCCATGGCTACCAGTCCGGCGGCCAATACCGCGAGCGCGCCACCAGTCAGTGCCATGGTCCCTGCGACACGCTGCACTTTCTGGCTGCGGCTGCCCCCAGCAGAGGCGCTACGGGCTGACATGGGCGTCATCTCAGGTCTCCCTGAAGGGTGTGGCTTCCGCTGAGTCTGGGCTTAGTGGTCAATAGTGACATCGGATTCAGGCCATGGGTTGGTGCGGACAACGAATGGGTGCAGGTCATGTCAAATCTCCTTGACTCGAGAGTACGGTTTCCTTGACTAGAATGTCAAGCCAGGTTGACTTTGGGAGGAGGCACTCTGGCCCGCTTCCTCAAGGTCAACTTTCTGTACCCTCATCAAAAATGAGAGAAAGTATGTGACAATAGGAGAGTTGCGCCGCTGAGCGCAGCTGTCATCGGCAGCCGTATTAATGCAATTTTTTTTGGCGATCCACGCGCCACATCGCTTCTCTTGGAATTTGTCACGGTGCTCTGGGAATAGTTGTTGCGCCGCTCCTGAAATTCCTATTCGGAGGACATTGAATGTTTAATCCCCCCACCCTTGAAGATCTGCAGGAAACCCGCCGCGCCAATGAAAAGCTGGTGCTGAGTGCCCTGGACAGCAAGCCCGAATGGGTTGAGACGGAGCTGGCCAAGACCACCGGTCTGGCCCTGTCACACCTGCGCGCCGCGCTGGCAAGCCTGCTGGACCAGGGGCGCGTGCGCCGCCTGCCCGGTACCGGCACCCGCGCCGTATACGGCCTGGCTGATCCCGGTCTGGCCGATGTGCCCGCCACCCCGCTGACCAGCGACGCCAAGAAGGTCCGCGACTACCTGGAAGGCCGCGCTGACAGCGCCCTGTACATGAGTGAGCAGCTACGCATGACCCGCGAGGACGTGATGAGCGCCCTGAGCCTGCTGAACGCGCACGGCATGGTCACCTGCACCTTCGTGGGCAGCCTAGTTATCTTCCGCATGAAGGAAGTGCAGGCGCTGGGCGCAGAGCAGACCGCTCCCGCCGCGACCGGCAAGAAAAAGCAAGTCGCCTGAACTGAGCACCCCTGAACCAAGCTTACTTGGACCAAGCGCAGCTGACCTGAACACGTCGCAGCGCCGCCGGACTTCCCTTCACGGGGAGGTCCGGTTTTTTCAGCGTCCACGCCGTCCCTCTGCCTAAAGCCCCCTTTAGTCCTTTCGCGCTCAGGGCCGGAACCGGACATGCAGGCTGGGGGGCATGAGCGACGACCTCAAGCCGGGCTACGACCCCGCCAACCAGTCTCCCGCCGAGGGCCAGAGCCATCCTATTCCCGAGGCGGACCGGGGCAAGGCCCCCAACACTGATCCTGCGGACAAGGATGGTCCCGCCGAGGGCGGGCGCGGCGCCGTAGAAGACGACAGCACCCCCGGCAGTTAGGCGGCACGGTGAGTGCCGAAGCTCCGCTGAATGCAGCCCGCCCGGATGAGGAGCGGGCTGAACTGCTGCGGTGGATGAAGAGCAGCTTGCACGCCGGGTACGGGGACCGGCATCTTGATCCCCGCCGCGAGCCAATGCACGAGCTGATCAGCACCATCCTGTCTCAGCGCACGACCTGGCAGGACGAGGCCGCCGCCTACGACGAGCTGTGCGAGATCGGTGACTGGGACGCCATCATCGCCGCGCCTACCGATGTGGTGGCCCACGCGATCCGCCGCAGCAACTACCCGGAGAGCAAGGCCCCACGCATTCAGGAGACCCTGCGCCGGATTCGTGACTCGCCGGGCGGCTATAACCTGGAATTCCTGCGCGACCTTCCCAGCAAAGATGCCCTGAAGTGGCTGACCGACTTGCCCGGCGTGGGCGTCAAAACGGCCAGCCTGGTGCTGCTGTTCAACTACGCCCATCCGGTGTTTCCAGTGGATACCCACGTCCACCGCATCACGACCCGCGTCGGTGCGATTCCGCTGATGGGCGAGGCGGCGGCCCACCGGGCACTGCTGAAAGTGCTGCCCGAGGACCCTTCTTTCCTGTACGAGCTGCACCTGAACCTGCTCAGGCACGGCCAGCAGGTCTGCACCTGGAGTCGCCCCAAATGCGGCGCGTGTATCCTGCGCGAGCGCTGCGACGCCTTCGCCCTCTTTGGCGACCGGGTGCCGAGTTTCAGCGAAACGGTGAAGGCCAGGGGCAGGGCGGCAAAGCAGCCGGGCTAAGGCCCTAGCCGGCTGTCTCTGGGAGATTACCCTCCTGGCGCGTCCGTCCACCGCTACACCCCACCCAATCACCCATTCGCTGCCCCCAGACGCGCTATATTGGGCGGCTGTGACGCGCCCGCCTCTGTGCTGAGATCAAGCCATCTCCGGGGCCGCCGCGCGCACACCCCGGAGGAGTTTTGAGTTACTGGCGCAATACCATAAAGCCCTTGCTGGACGATGAAACGGGCACGATGTTCAAACACGCCCCGGTGCGTGTCACGCTGGCCTTCCCCAACCGCTACAGCGTGGGCATGGCCTCGCTGGGGTATCAGGTCATCTACCGCATGTTCAACAATGAGGACGGGGTGGCCTGCGAACGCGCCTTCCTGCCCGACGACGTGGACGCCTTCGAGCGGCTGGGCCAACCTTTGCCCACCGTGGAAACCGGGCGTGAGGCGGGGGACTGCGAACTGTTCGCCATGAGCGTGTCGTTCGAGCTGGACCTGACCAACATCATCCGCCTGCTGGACGTGGCTGGGATTCATCCCCTGCGCGAGGGGCGCGACGACACCGACGCCATCGTGATGATCGGCGGGCCGCTGACCAGTAGCAACCCGTATCCGCTGTCCCCCTTTGCCGACGTGATCGTGATCGGCGACGGCGAGCAGATTATTCCGGTGGTGTCCGACGCGCTGCGCGAGGCCTCCTCCCGTGAGGATTTCTACGATCTGATCGACGGCATGCCGGGCATCTTCCTGCCCGCTCGGCACACGCACGAGCCGACCTGGGCCACCGCGCCCAAGGAGCTGCTGCCCGCCTACAGCCAGATCGTGACCCCGCACAGCGAGCTGAGCAACATGTTCCTGGTAGAAGCGCAGCGCGGCTGCCCGCGCCCCTGCACCTTCTGTCTGGCACGCACCATGTACGGCCCCAACCGCAACAACGGCGGCCAGGAACTGCTGGACGTGATTCCCGACTGGGCGCAGAAGGTGGGGCTGGTGGGTGCGGCCCTCTCGGACTTTCCTCACACCAAGTTCGTGGGGCGCACGCTGACCGAACGCGGCGTCAAGCTGGGCGTGTCCAGCATCCGCGCCGACACGGTGGACACTGAGCTGGCCGAGATCCTGAAGGCGGGGGGCCTGCGGACCTTCACCGTGGCGTCCGACGCGCCCAGCGAGCGCCTGCGGCGCTGGCTCAAGAAGGGCATCACCACCGAGGACCTGCTCAAGACCGCGCAGATCAGCCGGGATCTGGGCTTCTCGGGCCTCAAGGTCTACATGATGATCGGGCTGGGGCCGGAGAACGACGACGACATCAGCGAACTGATCGCGTTCACCAAGGAACTAGCGGGCATCAACCGCATTGCGCTGGGGATCTCGCCGTTCGTGCCCAAGCGGCACACGCCGCACTTTGCCGACCCCTTCGGGGGCGTGGCGGTCATTGAGGCGCGGCTCAAGCGCATTCAGAAGGAGCTGCGCCGCACTGCCGAACTCCGCAACGTGTCGGCCAAGTGGGCCTGGGTAGAAAGCGTGATTGCGCGCGGCGGCCCCGAGATCGGCATGGCGGCGTACTCGCTGTACCGCAACGAGAGCATCGGCGCGTGGAAGAAGGCGCTGGACGAGATCGGCTGGGTAGATGAGTACGGCGACAACGACGCCTCGTCCATCTCGCTGCCGCCGGGCCAGTACGCGGCGCGGGGCGTCAGCGCGCACGCCGATGGACTGGCGATCTAAGGCCCCTCCCCCGCATCCAGCCCCCCTCCCCTGCGGAGGGGGCTTTTTGCTTCCGGGCGCATCCGCTGATTGGCCCATGCGCCCGCCATTTATGCTGTGCTGTACTCGCGCATGAACTCCACCGCCCCTTCTCCACTGCCCGATTTCCCAGACTTCCAACCTCGCGAGGGCAGCCCCGCGGACTTCCCGCTGCTGGCCGATTTTCTGAGTGTTGCCCACCCGGACGCGCCCAGATCCGTGGTGGATCTGGAACGGCTGGAAGCGGGCCGGACCCCCGGCGAACCGCACCGACGCCTGCTGGCCCTGCGCGGCGACGAGATCGTGGGTCTGGCCGAGACCGGTGTGCCGCGCATGGACGGGCATCCCGGCTGGCTGGAAGTGATGATTCGCACCCGGCCCCAGGAGGCGGGCGGGGAGCTGGCCGAAACCCTGCTGAGGCTGGCCGAGGGCCACGCCCTGGCCCACGGTGCCCGCACACTGCTGGCCCAGGTCCATGAAGACTGGTGGGAACACGACTTTCTGCGGCAGCGCGAGTATGCCGAACATGACCGGATGTGGAACAGCACCCTTGATCTGCGGACGCTGGACTTCGCCCGGTTCTCGGGGACGCAGGAGCGGGTGGCAGACGCTGGCGTGACAATTCAACCGCTCTCGGCCCTTGGAGACTTTGACGACGCGGGGCAGCGCCGCTTCTACAGGCTGGTGGCCGCCCTTCTGGCTGATGTGCCCAG harbors:
- a CDS encoding B12-binding domain-containing radical SAM protein; the protein is MSYWRNTIKPLLDDETGTMFKHAPVRVTLAFPNRYSVGMASLGYQVIYRMFNNEDGVACERAFLPDDVDAFERLGQPLPTVETGREAGDCELFAMSVSFELDLTNIIRLLDVAGIHPLREGRDDTDAIVMIGGPLTSSNPYPLSPFADVIVIGDGEQIIPVVSDALREASSREDFYDLIDGMPGIFLPARHTHEPTWATAPKELLPAYSQIVTPHSELSNMFLVEAQRGCPRPCTFCLARTMYGPNRNNGGQELLDVIPDWAQKVGLVGAALSDFPHTKFVGRTLTERGVKLGVSSIRADTVDTELAEILKAGGLRTFTVASDAPSERLRRWLKKGITTEDLLKTAQISRDLGFSGLKVYMMIGLGPENDDDISELIAFTKELAGINRIALGISPFVPKRHTPHFADPFGGVAVIEARLKRIQKELRRTAELRNVSAKWAWVESVIARGGPEIGMAAYSLYRNESIGAWKKALDEIGWVDEYGDNDASSISLPPGQYAARGVSAHADGLAI
- a CDS encoding N-acetyltransferase, whose translation is MNSTAPSPLPDFPDFQPREGSPADFPLLADFLSVAHPDAPRSVVDLERLEAGRTPGEPHRRLLALRGDEIVGLAETGVPRMDGHPGWLEVMIRTRPQEAGGELAETLLRLAEGHALAHGARTLLAQVHEDWWEHDFLRQREYAEHDRMWNSTLDLRTLDFARFSGTQERVADAGVTIQPLSALGDFDDAGQRRFYRLVAALLADVPSTTPVSLWPFEVWQRRAGHKMLPEGVFIAVAPGGGWVGLSELYLPIATRPGTLHNGLTGVLPEWRGHGVALALKLAAARAALGRGFTHSRTGNHSVNRAMLAVNTRLGFVREGARVTLRRDV
- a CDS encoding ABC transporter permease — protein: MVWRIAVRDLLSTLRDRRTLAATILMPLILIPALSLGLPVLLGSFIGGQQQERQKVGVVGTLPPELRAALEQDETVNGQTVRAGVTLVPVTDPTQAVQSGEVEAAVRAPAPLPTRAGEGSGTLEVYAKLSSLRAQAGAYGKVEQVVDRYNRTLTLSRLEGLGLGADTLTPVTIQPVDASPEQEQSSGQLAFLIPFLMLQFILSGGMATAIDATAGEKERGTLESLLVSPVRRAEVVTGKLLATTITALTSACFSVVGFVISGLVAALFLKGGSGLGADIAGSMGGQLTLTPGGTLAMLGLAASAALIISAVLIAIGIYARSFKEAQTYIAPLTLIIVLPAVMLQFADFLTLGTAVHAVPLFGSMVSILNIVKGAAQTDQILLAILANLIGAALLSLLALRSFGREEVIFRN
- a CDS encoding endonuclease III domain-containing protein; translated protein: MKSSLHAGYGDRHLDPRREPMHELISTILSQRTTWQDEAAAYDELCEIGDWDAIIAAPTDVVAHAIRRSNYPESKAPRIQETLRRIRDSPGGYNLEFLRDLPSKDALKWLTDLPGVGVKTASLVLLFNYAHPVFPVDTHVHRITTRVGAIPLMGEAAAHRALLKVLPEDPSFLYELHLNLLRHGQQVCTWSRPKCGACILRERCDAFALFGDRVPSFSETVKARGRAAKQPG
- a CDS encoding transcription initiation factor IIE subunit alpha family protein, which translates into the protein MFNPPTLEDLQETRRANEKLVLSALDSKPEWVETELAKTTGLALSHLRAALASLLDQGRVRRLPGTGTRAVYGLADPGLADVPATPLTSDAKKVRDYLEGRADSALYMSEQLRMTREDVMSALSLLNAHGMVTCTFVGSLVIFRMKEVQALGAEQTAPAATGKKKQVA
- a CDS encoding ABC transporter ATP-binding protein; its protein translation is MLDIQNVTKTYGKFKALSGVSLSAPEGEVFGLLGPNGAGKTTLLRILATLLQPTSGTASVDGHDVLRQPEEVRRRVGVVNGGMGLPARLTGREVLRSFAGLYGMTRAQTEARIAELDAGLELGRTLDVRAGDYSTGMKQKVVIARAVIQDPPVLILDEAASGLDIFARRTLLDFVLATRAPGRLTLYSTHVMSEAEEVCDRVAILHEGRLLTVGRIPDILARTGEASLERAFFSLVRGGEQRAV